The following DNA comes from Nitrospira sp..
CGCAGCAACAGCCTAAGTGTGATGTGGACAACGCCTGTCGTTCGTGACAGGGCCCTCGTTACATCAGGCGCCTTTTACGAAATCCGTGTCACGAGAGACGCTTCACGGACTCACGGGCGCTCAGCCGGGGAGGCTGCTCTTTAACGCCTCCAGATTTTTGGTGACCATCGCATCGCCGTTCTTGGTCGAGACCTCGATGCCTTGATCCGACACCTGACGGCATTCATCCACACGGTTCAGTTTCAGCAGCGATTGCGCCAGGGCATAATACGCGGCTGAGTAGGTGGGTTTGACGGTGATGCACTGCCGTAAGGCCTTGGCGGCCTCCTCGAAGTTCGCATCGTCCATATAGGCTTTTCCCAGCCCGAACCAGGCGACATCGTCGTCCGGTTCCATTGCCAGGACCCGCTTCAGTGGTTCAATTCTCGGATTCGGCATCGGTTCCTCCCTTGCGCAGACGATAGCAGCGTTCTCTGCGCGTTGTCTACGCAGTTTGACGCGTGGTAACCTCAACAGACGGTTCGTCGTGCCTCGCAGCCACGCCTCAGGGTATGCGGAAGGTCATCCAGCTGCCGATCTTTTTGTCGCGAGTGACTCATGGGAACAACCGGTCTCGTTTACGATCCTCGCTATCTTGCGCATGATATGGGCTCCGGCCATCCGGAATCGCCCAACCGGCTGCGTGCGATCATGCAGCGGTTGGAGCAGAGCGGATTGGCGGCCAAACTGACGAGGATCGAACCGCGCAAAGCCGAGGACGAGTGGGTAACCTTGGTGCACACCCCAGGCTACGTCGCGCGCCTCGCGCAGGAGGCCCCACGCAGTGGGCGGGTGTCGCTGGATGCGGATACCTCCATGTCTCCCGGCTCCTTGACGGCTGCCTATCTGGCCGCCGGTGGGGCACTGGCTGGAGTGGATGCGATTCTGGCCGGTCAGGTGGAGCATGTTTTTTGTGCGGTGCGTCCACCAGGACACCATGCCGAAGCCGGGCGGGCCATGGGCTTCTGCCTCTTCAATAACGTCGCGATCGCCGCACGATACGTGCAACAGCGCTACGGTCTGCAACGCGTCCTGATCGTCGATTGGGATGTGCATCACGGCAACGGGACGCAGCATAGTTTTGACACCGATCCGTCCGTCCTGTTTTTTAGTACCCACCAGTATCCGCACTACCCCGGAACCGGTCGCGCGACCGAGTGCGGCAGCGGCGCGGGCGACGGGTTCACGATCAATGTGCCGATGGAAGCGGGTGAAGGCGACGACGACTATCGGGCGGTGTTTCAGAAAGTCCTGGTCCCGGCCGCCGACGCGTTCAAACCGGAGTTCGTCATCGTGTCCGCCGGATTCGATGCGCATCGGGATGATCCTCTGGCGAGCATGGGCCTGACGGAGGACGGATATGCAGAACTGACCGCTATCGTGGCCGGCATTGCCAGGCAGCATTGTCGGGGGCGCCTGCTGTCCTCGCTGGAAGGGGGGTACAATCTCACGGCTCTGGCTGCGTCGGTGGAGCGGCATGTCCAGGTGCTGGTGGAGTCATGACAGGCTGGGTGAAATGGCTGTTGGGCGCGGCGCTCCTCGCCGGACTGGTCTACCTCTATTACACGGAGGTCAAGCCCGTGGTGATTTTCGGGCTTCGGCCGGAATATGCGCATGCGATCCCGTTTCAGAAGATTCCGGAAGGACTGACCAGCCTGAAGGCCGATTCTTGCGGGCAGTGCCACCGCGAGATTTATGACGAGTGGAAAACCAGCATCCATGCCCACGCCTATGAGGATCCATTCTTTCAGGCATACTGGAAGAAAGATAAACACATTTGGGTCTGCCTGAATTGCCATACGCCGCTGGAAAACCAGCAGCCGACGCTGGTGAAAGAGATCCCGCGCGGACGTGTTGAGAAGGCGGCGCAGGAGCCGAATCCTCACTTCGATGCGGCGTTGCAAAAGGAATCGATCACGTGCGCGGCGTGTCACGTGCGTGACGGAGTGATTCTCGGCCCGTTCGACGATTCGGCTGCCCCGCACCCGACGAAATTCGATCCGAGCTTCCGCACGGCGCAATTTTGCTCACGTTGCCACAATGT
Coding sequences within:
- a CDS encoding CDC27 family protein, with amino-acid sequence MPNPRIEPLKRVLAMEPDDDVAWFGLGKAYMDDANFEEAAKALRQCITVKPTYSAAYYALAQSLLKLNRVDECRQVSDQGIEVSTKNGDAMVTKNLEALKSSLPG
- a CDS encoding histone deacetylase, with translation MGTTGLVYDPRYLAHDMGSGHPESPNRLRAIMQRLEQSGLAAKLTRIEPRKAEDEWVTLVHTPGYVARLAQEAPRSGRVSLDADTSMSPGSLTAAYLAAGGALAGVDAILAGQVEHVFCAVRPPGHHAEAGRAMGFCLFNNVAIAARYVQQRYGLQRVLIVDWDVHHGNGTQHSFDTDPSVLFFSTHQYPHYPGTGRATECGSGAGDGFTINVPMEAGEGDDDYRAVFQKVLVPAADAFKPEFVIVSAGFDAHRDDPLASMGLTEDGYAELTAIVAGIARQHCRGRLLSSLEGGYNLTALAASVERHVQVLVES